Proteins encoded in a region of the Nitrospira sp. genome:
- a CDS encoding M48 family metallopeptidase — protein sequence MSDTQFEQLVRRLETYAQKHPTPYKLKVALVAALGYAYVLAVLGLALAVSAWLILSLKDGGSSHLSSIKLLFGLGVLAAIILRAFWVRLAPPTGYEVYREDAPRLFLLIDKLTTALGTPPFHHVLIVNDLNAAVAQRPRLGIFGWYQNYLLLGLPLMLAMAPAQFRAVLAHEFGHLGHSHGRFSGWIYRTRRIWSRLLEELRARDHWGSVFFTKFLDWYAPFFNAYSFVLARAQEYEADRQAARLVGPHAMKDALASLQIIAHLMDERYWPALNRRTITNPAPPASHLDELITVLQRVTPHDSIQKWMHEAMQQTTGYADTHPALVDRLAALDRLPEKQNAPEPPTDFPHLRDPHEATAANYYLDAHATATREALDRSWAESVADEWQQKHEEMAAARARCQALSDKSATVGLSIDELWEYACQMEALESDRAALPLLQQLLTKAPAHAAANLAMGRLLLAQDDQAGLQYLEKALAADREAVIPACQLASTFLERRGNHKESMRYRVKAQRQRQQLLDAEAERSTIKPGDSFEPHGLPAEVIEGIARQLASRPDIQAAYLVRKKVQVLTRVPCYALVIIPHRAWYELHAESSNQALLEKLRTTLTLPEDTYILIADQLMKHRWISTLRPIPQSAILSTHTTAL from the coding sequence ATGTCCGACACACAGTTCGAGCAATTGGTGCGCCGTCTCGAGACGTACGCCCAGAAACATCCGACACCGTACAAACTGAAGGTCGCGCTGGTCGCCGCTCTCGGCTATGCCTATGTGCTGGCCGTCCTGGGCCTGGCATTGGCCGTCAGCGCCTGGCTGATTCTCTCACTGAAAGACGGAGGATCGAGCCATCTCAGCTCCATCAAGCTGCTGTTCGGTCTTGGAGTGCTGGCGGCGATCATCCTGCGGGCCTTCTGGGTGCGCCTTGCCCCACCGACGGGCTATGAGGTGTATCGGGAAGACGCGCCGCGCCTGTTCCTCCTGATCGACAAACTGACGACTGCGTTGGGCACGCCGCCGTTTCACCATGTGCTCATCGTGAACGACCTGAATGCCGCCGTCGCACAGCGACCGCGCCTCGGCATTTTCGGCTGGTATCAGAACTATCTGCTGCTCGGCCTCCCCCTCATGTTGGCCATGGCACCGGCCCAGTTCCGGGCCGTGCTCGCGCATGAGTTCGGCCACCTCGGCCACTCTCATGGGCGCTTCTCCGGGTGGATCTATCGCACCCGCAGAATCTGGTCGCGCCTGCTGGAAGAGCTGCGCGCCCGCGATCATTGGGGCTCGGTGTTCTTTACCAAGTTCCTGGACTGGTATGCCCCCTTCTTCAACGCTTACTCGTTCGTCCTGGCCCGCGCGCAGGAGTACGAAGCCGATCGTCAGGCAGCCCGGCTGGTCGGCCCGCACGCGATGAAAGACGCCTTAGCATCGCTCCAGATCATCGCGCATCTGATGGACGAACGGTATTGGCCCGCATTGAATCGCCGGACCATCACGAACCCTGCACCGCCCGCCTCCCACCTCGATGAACTCATCACGGTGTTGCAGCGCGTCACGCCTCACGACAGCATTCAGAAGTGGATGCACGAAGCGATGCAGCAGACGACCGGCTATGCCGACACGCATCCGGCCTTGGTCGATCGACTGGCCGCATTAGATCGACTTCCGGAAAAACAGAATGCCCCCGAACCGCCGACCGACTTTCCCCATCTGCGCGACCCTCACGAGGCCACAGCCGCAAACTATTATCTGGACGCGCATGCCACCGCGACACGCGAAGCCCTCGACCGCAGCTGGGCGGAGTCTGTGGCGGACGAATGGCAACAGAAGCACGAAGAAATGGCGGCAGCGCGGGCACGCTGCCAGGCCTTAAGCGACAAATCTGCGACCGTCGGGCTCTCGATCGACGAGCTGTGGGAATATGCGTGCCAAATGGAAGCGCTCGAAAGCGACCGCGCAGCACTGCCGTTGCTGCAGCAATTGCTCACGAAGGCACCCGCTCACGCGGCGGCGAACTTGGCGATGGGCCGCCTCCTCTTGGCGCAAGACGATCAAGCCGGTTTGCAGTATTTGGAGAAGGCCCTGGCGGCGGATCGCGAGGCGGTGATTCCAGCCTGCCAACTGGCCTCCACTTTCCTGGAACGCCGGGGCAACCATAAAGAGTCCATGCGCTACCGCGTCAAGGCGCAGCGGCAACGGCAGCAGCTCCTTGATGCCGAAGCCGAACGCAGCACGATCAAACCCGGGGACTCGTTCGAGCCGCACGGGCTGCCAGCTGAAGTGATTGAGGGGATCGCCCGGCAACTGGCATCGAGACCCGATATCCAGGCGGCCTACCTCGTCCGCAAGAAGGTGCAGGTCCTGACCCGCGTCCCCTGCTATGCGTTGGTCATCATTCCGCACCGCGCCTGGTACGAGTTGCACGCGGAAAGCAGCAATCAGGCTCTCTTGGAGAAGCTCCGCACGACACTGACGCTCCCGGAAGACACCTACATCCTCATCGCCGACCAGCTGATGAAACACCGGTGGATTAGCACTCTCAGACCCATCCCTCAATCCGCCATCCTGAGCACCCACACCACCGCTTTATAG
- a CDS encoding PilZ domain-containing protein: MEQTKPYQRAHYRLPLPTAYPVMFAGTSAIGEGTLTNLSVLGCTIECTTILPQTANLLLRLILPDQKESLPIEEAEVRWIDEQRIGVRFSKVERAANLRLHGFVWDRMLERMQAIKQRR; the protein is encoded by the coding sequence ATGGAACAGACCAAACCCTATCAGCGTGCGCATTATCGCTTACCCCTTCCAACGGCCTATCCCGTGATGTTTGCCGGCACCTCTGCGATCGGCGAAGGCACCCTCACCAATCTTTCGGTGCTCGGCTGCACGATCGAATGTACGACGATTCTGCCCCAGACAGCGAACCTGTTGCTGCGGCTGATTCTGCCGGATCAGAAGGAATCGCTCCCGATCGAAGAAGCGGAAGTGCGGTGGATCGATGAGCAGCGGATCGGAGTGCGATTCAGCAAGGTGGAGCGTGCGGCCAATCTTCGGCTCCATGGATTTGTGTGGGACCGGATGCTCGAACGGATGCAGGCCATCAAGCAGCGGCGCTAG
- a CDS encoding glycosyltransferase family 2 protein codes for MGKNEPIVSVVIPTLNRPHLVARAVRSALAQTLNAIEVIVVVDGPDEATVQALDAIEDPRLIIELLSRNLGPAEARNQGVEVARGRWIASLDHDDEWLPNKLDIQLRIAQQSTFQDPIIACRFLKRSETTDVALPRRLPAPGELMSDYLFRRTRLFGGEGLVQTSTILTTKQLLQKVPFRAESRRHDDMDWLLRASMRDETAVLFVADPEPLAIWHREEKLRTISSSKDWRFSFSWIQQNRHLMTSRAYASFLLTWGSANAIEQGDRSAFWPLLKEAFRHGAPGTLDGIVFVGIWLIPQEWRRWAAISLTSSRN; via the coding sequence GTGGGAAAGAATGAACCGATCGTGTCCGTTGTCATTCCGACTCTGAACAGGCCACACTTGGTTGCGCGAGCGGTGCGGAGTGCGTTGGCTCAGACCCTGAACGCGATCGAAGTGATCGTCGTCGTAGACGGTCCCGATGAGGCGACCGTACAGGCTCTAGATGCAATAGAAGATCCCAGATTAATAATTGAGCTGCTGTCTCGCAATCTGGGTCCTGCAGAGGCTCGCAACCAGGGAGTCGAAGTAGCTAGAGGCCGATGGATCGCTTCTCTCGACCACGACGACGAATGGCTCCCCAACAAGCTCGACATCCAACTACGCATCGCCCAGCAGTCCACGTTCCAAGATCCCATCATCGCGTGCCGTTTTCTCAAGCGGAGTGAAACGACCGATGTCGCGTTGCCCCGCAGATTGCCGGCGCCCGGTGAGCTCATGAGTGACTATCTGTTCCGCCGAACCCGTCTGTTCGGAGGAGAAGGGCTTGTGCAGACCTCTACGATCCTTACGACCAAACAGTTATTGCAGAAGGTCCCGTTTCGAGCAGAGTCGCGGCGGCACGACGACATGGACTGGCTCCTCCGAGCCAGCATGCGTGACGAAACCGCCGTGCTATTTGTCGCGGACCCCGAACCACTTGCCATTTGGCATCGGGAGGAGAAACTCCGGACAATCAGCAGTAGCAAGGACTGGCGGTTTTCATTTTCCTGGATACAGCAAAACCGTCACCTCATGACCTCCCGAGCCTACGCGTCGTTTTTGTTGACATGGGGCAGCGCCAATGCGATCGAGCAAGGGGACCGATCGGCGTTCTGGCCGCTCCTGAAGGAGGCGTTTCGACATGGGGCTCCCGGAACCCTCGATGGCATTGTGTTCGTAGGCATCTGGCTGATTCCTCAAGAGTGGCGACGGTGGGCAGCCATCTCCTTGACCTCTTCGCGAAACTGA
- a CDS encoding cytochrome P450, producing MMQSSFDHAPMPKGPAGYPLLGHAPQFLRDRLGFLLRCACEYGEVVTLNIGGETCLLTSPEDIKHVLVNNPDNYDKSPRLTGPKGKLLSGEGLLTSVGAAHLRQRRMLQPVFYRRVIESFAETVTNTTEQILAGWEDGSEIDINREMSTLTQRVIIRTLFGLDFKDEAERLADAVTARRRYFEHVFFSMVPFPEHLPPWKRHDYRKAMNYIDETIYREARTRREASGPGSDMLSMLLRARYDDGMGMTDRQIRDEVMTFLIAGYETIAEALTWTWYLLSQHSDAEAKLRAEVRHVLCGRTPGAADLPQLQYTGMVLSESIRLYPPTWIFIRIARQADVLPSGAAVPAGSKLYLCPYVMHRHPRYFPDPERFDPGRFTDVAKKERPQFSYFPFGGGARVCIGEHFAKMEGILVLAMIAQRFKLALVPGQTIVPEPKMTLRPRRGIRMRLSRRSQE from the coding sequence ATGATGCAAAGCTCTTTCGATCATGCCCCAATGCCGAAGGGACCTGCCGGATATCCCTTGTTAGGCCACGCCCCTCAATTTCTTCGGGATCGGTTGGGCTTTCTTTTGCGGTGCGCGTGCGAGTACGGCGAGGTTGTCACACTCAACATCGGCGGCGAGACATGTTTGCTCACGAGCCCGGAAGACATCAAGCATGTCCTCGTGAACAATCCGGACAACTACGACAAGAGTCCTCGTCTAACAGGCCCCAAAGGCAAGCTGTTGTCGGGAGAAGGATTGCTGACCAGCGTTGGCGCGGCTCACCTGCGGCAGCGACGCATGCTGCAGCCGGTATTTTATCGGAGGGTGATCGAATCGTTCGCTGAAACGGTTACGAATACAACCGAGCAGATCCTCGCAGGCTGGGAAGACGGCTCCGAAATCGATATCAACCGAGAAATGTCGACATTGACTCAACGCGTCATCATTCGAACGTTATTCGGATTGGATTTCAAGGATGAGGCAGAACGGCTTGCCGACGCGGTGACGGCGCGGAGGCGCTATTTCGAACACGTCTTTTTTTCGATGGTTCCCTTCCCTGAGCACCTACCCCCGTGGAAACGTCACGACTATCGGAAGGCCATGAACTATATCGATGAGACCATTTATAGAGAGGCTCGCACGCGTCGCGAGGCCTCGGGGCCGGGGAGCGACATGCTCTCCATGCTGTTACGCGCCCGATACGACGATGGAATGGGCATGACTGATCGACAAATTCGTGACGAGGTGATGACATTCCTGATCGCCGGCTATGAAACGATAGCGGAAGCCTTGACGTGGACATGGTATCTGCTCTCCCAACATTCGGACGCAGAGGCGAAACTCCGAGCAGAGGTTCGTCACGTGCTATGTGGCCGCACACCTGGCGCAGCGGATCTGCCGCAGCTCCAATATACGGGGATGGTGCTGTCTGAATCGATACGGTTGTATCCTCCGACATGGATCTTTATTCGCATAGCGCGGCAAGCTGATGTGTTGCCGAGCGGTGCAGCCGTCCCCGCCGGATCAAAGCTCTATCTTTGCCCCTATGTGATGCACAGGCATCCTCGATACTTTCCCGACCCAGAACGGTTCGATCCGGGTCGATTCACTGACGTGGCGAAAAAGGAGCGGCCGCAATTCTCCTATTTCCCGTTCGGCGGCGGTGCACGCGTCTGCATTGGAGAGCATTTTGCCAAGATGGAAGGCATCTTGGTGTTGGCCATGATTGCGCAAAGATTCAAACTAGCCCTGGTGCCGGGTCAGACGATCGTGCCGGAGCCGAAGATGACCTTGCGGCCGAGGAGAGGGATTCGGATGCGATTATCCCGGCGTAGTCAGGAGTAG
- a CDS encoding FkbM family methyltransferase, translating into MKLVRLMRVVRNWSRTLMDHLQVTTADYVCHLRNGISVEVRGGTDDRHVIFEVFVEQVYPVALSGEKVVVDIGAHIGCFTALAAERGARVLSFEPLPANFAILERNVQRNNIRNVQLFQSAVSSKHETRALYLPDNDAHTGRSSLQVARAARRIEVSCLPLDDVIRENHLQCIDLLKIDCEGGEYEILFAASMESLKMVQSIVIENEPITYQAQGGDRESLIKHLRTAGFIVESRNHYLYARREQSFGVKP; encoded by the coding sequence ATGAAATTGGTTCGTTTGATGCGAGTGGTCCGAAATTGGTCCCGGACCCTCATGGACCATCTCCAGGTCACAACGGCTGACTATGTCTGCCATCTCCGTAACGGGATCAGTGTGGAGGTCAGAGGAGGCACAGATGATCGGCATGTCATCTTTGAAGTCTTTGTCGAACAAGTCTATCCAGTTGCCTTGTCGGGAGAGAAAGTTGTCGTCGATATCGGCGCGCACATCGGCTGCTTCACCGCGCTGGCTGCCGAGCGCGGTGCACGAGTTCTGAGCTTTGAGCCATTGCCGGCCAACTTTGCGATTCTGGAGCGCAACGTGCAGCGCAACAACATTCGCAACGTGCAGCTGTTTCAGTCGGCAGTCAGTAGCAAGCATGAAACACGAGCGTTGTATCTTCCCGATAACGATGCGCACACAGGTCGGAGCAGCCTCCAAGTAGCTCGAGCCGCCCGCCGTATCGAGGTGTCGTGCCTCCCTCTCGATGACGTCATTCGCGAGAATCACCTTCAGTGCATTGATCTTCTGAAAATCGATTGCGAGGGAGGAGAGTACGAAATCCTGTTCGCGGCCAGCATGGAGTCGCTCAAGATGGTTCAGTCGATTGTGATCGAGAATGAGCCGATCACATACCAGGCACAGGGTGGGGACAGGGAGAGTCTGATAAAGCATTTGCGCACAGCAGGATTTATTGTGGAGAGTCGCAACCACTACCTCTATGCTCGGAGGGAGCAATCTTTCGGTGTGAAGCCATGA
- a CDS encoding glycosyltransferase family 4 protein — protein MRFCMVTTFYPPYHFGGDATFVQALARALVARGHHVEVVHCEDAYRLQKEEASVTPTESDDIVVHRLHSPLGLLSPLITQQTGRPGLKSHKLHAILERDFDVVNFHNISLVGGPGVLGMSKAPVNLYTLHEHWLLCPTHIFWKNRQRACDSLQCIRCSIRSGIPPQLWRYTGLIERSLAKVDALLAPSEYTAERHRAAGFEVPIHLLPLFASLEPGSSVNDALPSRPYFLYVGRVTASKGVAVLVEDFLALRDYDLFIVGDGDLRVALQRQYADYPHIRFLGPLLHNQLAPLYRKATALILPSLAPESFGLTVIEAFARGTPAIVHAAGGNREAIGKAGGGYIYESRTELHQAILAIAADPQLRERLGECARKAYAQHYSETRYLEHYLGLVEDIRNKKGVAQKIATPTQRQEGV, from the coding sequence ATGCGTTTTTGCATGGTGACTACATTTTATCCCCCCTATCACTTTGGCGGGGATGCCACGTTTGTGCAGGCACTGGCCCGCGCGTTGGTGGCGAGAGGACACCATGTCGAGGTGGTGCATTGCGAAGATGCCTACCGTCTGCAGAAGGAAGAAGCATCGGTCACACCGACCGAGAGCGACGACATCGTTGTTCACCGCCTGCACAGTCCATTGGGGTTGCTCTCTCCGCTCATCACTCAGCAGACCGGACGGCCAGGATTAAAATCCCACAAACTCCATGCGATCTTGGAGCGCGATTTCGACGTGGTGAATTTTCACAACATCTCGTTGGTCGGTGGTCCAGGAGTGTTGGGCATGAGCAAGGCACCGGTGAATCTCTATACGTTGCACGAACACTGGCTGCTCTGTCCGACGCACATCTTCTGGAAGAATCGGCAACGAGCATGCGATAGTCTGCAGTGTATTCGCTGCAGCATACGTTCCGGCATACCGCCACAACTCTGGCGTTATACCGGATTGATCGAGCGGAGCTTGGCGAAAGTTGATGCGCTCTTAGCGCCGAGCGAATACACGGCAGAACGTCACCGAGCAGCTGGATTTGAGGTGCCGATTCATCTCTTGCCTTTGTTCGCAAGCCTAGAACCCGGTTCTTCGGTCAACGACGCGCTGCCGTCACGACCCTATTTTCTCTATGTGGGCCGAGTGACGGCCTCAAAGGGCGTTGCGGTGTTGGTAGAGGACTTCTTGGCGCTCCGTGATTACGATCTCTTCATTGTGGGGGACGGAGACCTGCGTGTCGCACTCCAGAGGCAATACGCCGATTATCCTCACATCCGTTTCTTAGGTCCACTATTGCATAATCAACTGGCACCTCTGTACCGGAAGGCAACCGCACTCATTCTTCCTTCTCTCGCACCGGAATCATTCGGCCTTACCGTAATCGAAGCGTTTGCGCGCGGGACACCAGCCATCGTGCACGCAGCCGGTGGCAACCGTGAAGCGATCGGCAAAGCAGGAGGCGGGTATATCTATGAAAGCCGGACAGAGCTTCACCAGGCGATCTTGGCGATCGCGGCCGATCCGCAATTGCGCGAGAGACTCGGCGAATGTGCGCGCAAGGCATATGCGCAGCATTATTCCGAGACACGATATCTGGAACATTACCTTGGGCTTGTTGAGGACATCCGAAACAAGAAAGGGGTCGCTCAAAAAATAGCGACGCCGACTCAACGGCAAGAAGGAGTGTAG
- a CDS encoding glycosyltransferase — protein MVVQQVPAMSVIVISPDSYSTVRKTIRRLRAQGACHQLEIVLVIPSAQGAAIDYAELDSFSGIHIVEIGDMTSTARARAAGVQRATAPVVAFVEDHSFPAKGWAEALIQAHRKPWASVGPMMANANPNSLVSWTNLIIEYAEWMEPVSAGVREHLPGHNGTYKRDLLLEYGDRLEAMLEAESILQWDLQAKGHQLYLEPAAKTYHQNFSAPFSWIPLRVDGGRLFAASRARTWSPLRRVLYAFSAPLIPFVRFRRIVSELRRPGRARHLFPRVVPLLFAGLVADGAGEMIGYACGGGNAMKRLSDMEFHRERYLTKRDRSAEVEA, from the coding sequence ATGGTAGTTCAACAAGTTCCTGCGATGTCGGTCATTGTGATCTCTCCGGACTCCTATAGCACTGTCAGGAAGACGATTCGCCGCCTTCGGGCCCAGGGCGCCTGTCACCAACTGGAAATTGTGCTGGTTATTCCTTCGGCGCAAGGCGCGGCTATCGATTATGCGGAGCTCGATAGCTTCAGCGGGATCCATATTGTCGAAATCGGCGACATGACGTCGACCGCCCGGGCTCGAGCTGCCGGCGTACAGCGCGCCACTGCGCCGGTGGTCGCCTTTGTGGAGGACCACTCCTTTCCCGCAAAGGGATGGGCTGAAGCCCTGATCCAGGCGCATCGGAAGCCCTGGGCATCGGTCGGCCCCATGATGGCTAATGCCAATCCCAACAGCCTTGTCAGCTGGACCAACCTAATTATTGAATATGCCGAATGGATGGAACCGGTTTCTGCGGGGGTGAGGGAGCATTTGCCCGGGCATAACGGGACGTATAAACGGGACTTGCTCTTGGAGTATGGCGATCGTCTGGAAGCGATGTTGGAGGCCGAGAGTATCCTCCAATGGGATCTACAGGCGAAAGGGCATCAATTGTATCTCGAACCGGCGGCGAAGACCTATCACCAGAATTTTTCGGCCCCTTTTTCTTGGATTCCGTTACGTGTAGACGGCGGCCGGTTGTTTGCGGCTTCCCGTGCGCGGACGTGGTCACCATTACGACGTGTACTGTATGCCTTCAGCGCTCCGCTCATCCCGTTCGTCCGATTTCGTCGTATCGTGAGCGAACTGCGCCGGCCAGGCCGGGCGAGGCATCTGTTTCCCCGAGTGGTGCCCTTGCTGTTTGCGGGGCTGGTCGCGGATGGCGCCGGCGAAATGATCGGGTATGCCTGTGGGGGCGGGAATGCCATGAAACGGCTGTCCGACATGGAGTTCCATCGTGAACGATACCTCACGAAGCGCGACCGGTCGGCTGAGGTGGAAGCATGA
- a CDS encoding glycosyltransferase: protein MTESKAPSFSIVIPTYSRPEQLAVCLQACARIEYPRDRVEVIVVDDGGTKPLDEIVAGFHGKLTLKLLQQENSGPASARNRGASEAAGEFLAFTDDDCAPASDWLKALGRECVASPDCAVGGRTVNALTGNVYSTASQLLISYLLSFYNASPHDARFFPSGNLAFPTKQFRAVGGFDVTYPRAAAEDRELCDRWLHLGHRMIYASEAVVYHAHALTFRTFLRQHFHYGQGAFCFHRVRARRLQDRVKVEPLMFYINMLRYPFVSAQGVQAPLLMLLLVVTQVANAAGFFWMRLKGAAGD from the coding sequence ATGACGGAGTCTAAGGCCCCAAGCTTCTCGATCGTGATTCCGACCTATAGTCGGCCGGAGCAGCTTGCCGTCTGCCTACAGGCCTGTGCTCGCATCGAGTATCCACGCGACCGTGTTGAAGTGATTGTGGTGGATGATGGAGGGACCAAGCCTTTGGACGAGATTGTCGCTGGCTTCCACGGCAAGCTTACGCTCAAGCTTTTGCAGCAGGAGAACTCGGGCCCGGCGTCGGCACGCAATAGAGGAGCGTCTGAGGCCGCAGGGGAATTTCTTGCCTTTACGGACGACGACTGCGCCCCTGCTTCGGACTGGCTCAAAGCCTTGGGAAGAGAATGCGTTGCGTCCCCGGATTGTGCCGTTGGAGGGCGTACGGTCAACGCGCTCACGGGGAACGTGTACTCCACGGCCAGCCAACTTCTGATCTCCTATTTGCTTTCCTTCTACAACGCGAGTCCTCACGATGCGCGTTTTTTCCCGTCGGGCAATCTGGCGTTCCCGACCAAGCAGTTTCGCGCCGTCGGAGGATTTGACGTGACGTACCCGCGGGCTGCCGCTGAGGATCGCGAACTGTGCGATCGCTGGCTGCATCTTGGGCATCGAATGATCTATGCCTCGGAGGCTGTGGTCTACCATGCCCACGCTCTGACGTTTCGAACTTTTCTGCGTCAACACTTTCACTATGGACAGGGCGCGTTCTGCTTTCATCGGGTCCGCGCCAGACGGCTCCAGGATCGAGTCAAGGTTGAGCCGCTGATGTTTTATATCAACATGCTGCGTTACCCGTTTGTCAGCGCACAGGGAGTGCAGGCTCCACTCTTGATGCTGCTGCTCGTGGTGACGCAAGTTGCCAACGCGGCAGGATTCTTCTGGATGCGTCTGAAGGGTGCAGCAGGAGATTGA
- a CDS encoding glycosyltransferase, whose translation MAATLGRRGFLSERGIAADWVPLGYEPSYGRDLRLSRGIDVLFLGAQDVPRRNRLLRGLRKNGIQIEAVGSYVDPRCWGEERTKSLNRTKIMLNLARTPGEFPDLRLILGMANKALVISEPIYRPDPFVAGHHFVSVSIGEMPEAIRYYLNHDTERAVINERAHRLVTQELTMEIGQPYS comes from the coding sequence GTGGCGGCTACATTGGGGCGCCGTGGGTTTCTCTCTGAGCGAGGCATTGCGGCTGACTGGGTGCCCCTGGGCTATGAGCCTTCATATGGTCGCGATTTGAGATTGTCCAGGGGCATCGATGTGTTGTTTCTTGGCGCCCAGGATGTTCCCCGACGGAATCGCCTCTTGCGCGGTTTGCGCAAGAATGGAATTCAGATAGAAGCCGTCGGCAGTTACGTTGATCCGCGCTGTTGGGGAGAAGAACGGACGAAATCGTTGAACCGGACGAAGATCATGCTCAACCTGGCCAGGACGCCGGGGGAGTTTCCCGACCTCCGGTTAATATTGGGGATGGCGAATAAGGCGCTCGTCATATCCGAACCGATCTACCGACCAGACCCGTTTGTGGCTGGGCACCATTTTGTGAGTGTCTCGATAGGCGAGATGCCGGAAGCGATTCGGTATTACCTGAATCACGACACGGAGCGAGCCGTAATCAACGAAAGGGCGCACCGACTGGTCACCCAGGAGCTTACGATGGAGATCGGTCAGCCGTATTCTTGA
- a CDS encoding Gfo/Idh/MocA family oxidoreductase translates to MRSGKPINVGLVGCGWFAQAVHLPILRRLPGVKLAALAEPDPDRRREASRCVPAAVAYADYRDLLKMRALDAVIVSVPTALHAEVAIAAMQEGKPVYLEKPIAISVLEADRVIQAWGKAGVVGVVGFNYRFNPLHEAARRHIDAGRLGPLVEVRSVFSTPPRDMPAWKRDRSTGGGVLLDLASHHIDLVRFLFQQEIRAVQADLYSCRTDQDTATLDFQLIDGLKVRSSFSLCACDEDRFEIDGQLGSVTVDRYRSLSVEITARNRPSTRVGRIAHILTSPSQAYYAWQKWRSPWNEPSYRRSLQAFVSAVQGQQVASPDLMDGYRSLEVIEAAEESAQTGRVVDVTSSLHSGSLVTERTPTSGESP, encoded by the coding sequence ATGAGGAGTGGCAAGCCTATCAATGTTGGATTAGTCGGCTGCGGCTGGTTTGCGCAGGCAGTGCACCTGCCGATCTTGAGACGTTTGCCGGGAGTGAAACTTGCCGCGCTCGCGGAGCCCGATCCAGATCGGCGGCGAGAAGCCAGCCGATGTGTTCCGGCGGCCGTGGCCTATGCCGATTATCGCGACCTGCTGAAGATGCGAGCCCTCGATGCGGTCATTGTGAGTGTGCCGACTGCGCTCCATGCTGAGGTGGCGATCGCAGCCATGCAAGAGGGGAAGCCTGTCTATCTCGAAAAGCCGATCGCGATAAGCGTGCTCGAGGCCGATCGCGTTATCCAGGCCTGGGGGAAAGCCGGCGTCGTAGGAGTGGTCGGATTCAATTATCGATTCAATCCACTCCATGAAGCGGCGCGGCGTCACATTGATGCGGGCCGCCTCGGACCACTGGTCGAAGTCCGTTCGGTGTTTTCAACCCCGCCTCGCGACATGCCTGCGTGGAAACGGGACCGTTCAACCGGTGGGGGCGTTTTGCTTGACCTGGCTTCCCATCATATCGATCTCGTTCGGTTCCTGTTTCAGCAGGAAATTCGAGCGGTGCAGGCTGACCTTTACTCCTGCCGAACGGACCAGGATACGGCCACCCTTGATTTTCAACTGATCGACGGGCTGAAGGTGCGGTCCAGTTTCTCTCTCTGCGCGTGCGATGAAGACCGATTCGAAATCGACGGACAGTTGGGGAGCGTCACAGTCGATCGATATCGGTCCCTGAGCGTCGAAATTACCGCACGAAATCGTCCGTCGACTCGTGTCGGACGCATCGCACACATCCTGACCTCCCCTTCTCAAGCGTACTATGCCTGGCAAAAATGGCGATCCCCCTGGAATGAGCCGTCGTACCGGCGCTCGTTGCAGGCCTTTGTTTCCGCTGTGCAAGGCCAGCAGGTCGCCTCTCCTGATTTGATGGACGGCTACCGCAGTCTGGAAGTGATCGAGGCTGCAGAAGAGTCTGCGCAGACGGGCCGGGTCGTGGATGTGACGTCCAGCCTGCATTCCGGATCCCTTGTCACAGAGCGGACGCCGACCAGTGGGGAAAGTCCATGA